TCGCGAAGGGAACCGTCTCCGGAAAGTTAGTCCTTGTGATGAGCGACCACGTTTATTCAGAGGCCTTCGTTGAAAAAGCCATAGGTGGAAATGGCCTCATAGCGGACAGAAGGCCGAGATGGATTGACATCAGCGAGGCAACGAAAGTCAGGGTGAAAAACGACCGGGTTGAGCGCATTGGAAAAGGGCTGAAGGAATGGGACGCCGTTGACACGGGCTTCTTCGTCCTCGATGATGGGATTTTCAACGTGACGGAAGAGCTTGAGCGCGAGAAGAACGGCGATTACTCGCTCAGCGAGGTCGTTGAGAGAGCAAAACTGCCCGTTACGTTCATTGACGGCCTCGGCTGGACGGACGTTGACACGCCTGAGGAGATAAAAAGGGCGAGGAAAATGCTGGTTAAGACCGCTGTGAAAGGAATCGGCGACGGTTTCGTCAGCAGGCACTTGAACAGAAAGATTTCAACTGAGATAAGCGCCCTCCTCGTGGATAAAGTCACACCAAACGAAATGACGGCATTTACCTTCGCTCTGGGAATCTTCTCCGCTCTGCTGACCCTCGTAAACCTCCCCTTGGCAGGAATCCTCTACCAGTTTAGCTCCATTTTGGATGGCGTTGACGGCGAGATAGCGAGGGCATCCCTGAGAACGAGCAGGCTTGGCGGTTACATTGACTCAATTCTCGACCGCTACGTTGACGGGAGCTTTCTGGCCCTGCTGGCCTACTCGACTCTAAGGGGGCCTTTCTGGTATCTCATCGCGCTTTTGGCCCTCCTCGGCTCGGTTATGGTCAGCTACTCGACGGAGAGGTTTAAGGGGGCCTTTTGTAGAGATGCCTACTTGGAAGTACCAGCCCTCAGAAAACTGCCCGGAAAGAGGGACGAGAGGGTCTTTCTCACGATGCTTTTCCTGCTGTATCCCGTTTCAGCCTTTATGAAAGCTCTCTTTGTCCTATTGGCAGTCCTGACGAACCTGCGGGTGGCTCTCACACTCTATTTCATCTCCAGAAAAGTTTCGCAACCAAAAACTATTTAACTGTTATAAAATATTTGAAAACAACAAAAAGGAGGTGGGAGAAAATGGTCAGGGTTGTTATACTCGGACAGGGCTACGTGGCAAGCATATTTGCGAGCGGTCTTGAAAAGATAAAGGCAGGAAAGCTCGAGCCCTATGGTGTTCCCCTCGCCAACGAGCTCCCGATTAAGATTGAGGACATAGAGATAGTTGGTTCCTACGACGTTGACAGGGCAAAGGTCGGAAAGGACCTCCACGAGGTCGTTAAAACCTATGACCCGGAAGCTCCAGAGAGCCTCAAGGGAATCACAATCAGGAAGGGTATCCATCTCGGAAGCCTCAGGAACCTCCCGATTGAAGCGACCGGTCTCGACGACGAGATGACCCTCAAGGAGGCCGTTGAGAGGCTCGTCAGCGAGTGGAAGGAGCTTAAACCAGATGTCTTCGTCAACGTCTGCACCACTGAAGCTTTTGTCCCCTTCGAGAGCAGGGAGGAGCTCGAGAAAGCTATCGAGGAAGGTAGGAAGGACAGGCTCACCGCGACGCAGGTCTACGTTTATGCAGCAGCAAAGTACGCAAAAGAAGTTGGAGGAGCGGCCTTCGTCAACGCGATTCCAACTCTGATAGCCAACGACCCGGTCTTCGTCGAGCTAGCGAAGGAGAGCAACCTCGTTATCTTCGGCGACGACGGTGCCACCGGCGCAACGCCGCTCACAGCCGACATACTCAGCCACCTTGCCCAGAGGAACCGCTACGTCCTTGATATAGCGCAGTTCAACATCGGCGGAAACCAGGACTTCCTCGCTCTGACTGACAAGGAGCGCAACAAGAGCAAGGAGTTCACTAAGTCGAGCATAGTCCAGGACCTCCTTGGCTATGATGCGCCGCATTACATAAAGCCCACTGGCTTCCTCGAGCCGCTCGGCGACAAGAAGTTCATAGCTATGCACATCGAGTACGTGAGCTTCAACGGCGCCCACGATGAGCTCGTCATAACCGGCAGGATAAACGACAGTCCAGCTTTGGCAGGTCTCCTCGTCGACCTCGTCAGGCTCGGAAAGATAGCCGTTGACAGGAAGGAGTTCGGAACGGTTTATGAGGTCAACGCCTTCTACATGAAGAACCCCGGACCGAAGGAAGCGAGGAACATACCACGCATAATAGCTCACGAGAAGATGCGCCAGTGGGCCGGTCTCAAGCCTAAGTGGCTCTGACGGCAAGCTTTTAACTCCCTTTTCCTATTCTTCTCGGTGGGTGAGAATGAGCTGGAAGAGGGGAGCCTATCCAGAGTTCACCGTTGAAGACGCGGTCGCGGTTCTTTTCCTAATGAAAAACCCCATTGGAAGGAAGACAATCTCGGAACTCCTCGACTTGGGAGAGGGAAGTGTCAGAACGCTGTTGAGGAAGCTTTCGAAGCAGGGACTCATAGAGTCCTCCCAGAGGGGCCACGTCCTGAGCGAAAATGGAAGGGGACTCATTGGGGAACTTTCGAAGGCCTTCTCTGAAGTTTACTCTGCAGGGAAGGTTGATGGGTTTCCGGCCTATGCACTCGTCGTGAAAAATCCGCCGGAGTTCAAGAGCATCGAGCTCAGGGACGAGGCGATAAGGTTCTTCGCTAGGGGTGCAATGATTCTGGTCGTTAAGAAAGGGGAAATCGTTTTTCCTGAGGACGGCAGGCCGTTGAAGGAAACGATGCCGGAACTTGCCGAAAGGCTTTCCACCATCAGAACGGAGGAGGGAGACATGGTTGTCGTTACGTGGGCCGAGAATCCGGCGGATGCGATGAAGAGTGCCTATCACGTTGCCGTATTTTTGAAGGACGTCCCAGAGGAGATAAAGTCTCTCGTGAGGTGAAAGCGTGAACCGGCTAATTCTCGCTCTTGACCTCTACGACCGCGAAAAGGCCATAGAAATAGCCCGTCAAACTGCCGACTACCTCTGGGCGATTAAGGTCAACTGGCCACTCATCCTAGGTTCGGGTCTCGGGATAATATCAGAACTGAAGCAAGTGACGGGACTTCCGGTCATAGCGGATTTGAAGCTCGCGGATATTCCAAATACAAACAGGCTGATAGCCAGAAAAGTCTTTGAAGCCGGTGCTGACTACATCATAATCCACGGCTTCGTCGGAAGGGATAGCGTTAAAGCGGTAATGGAGCTCGGAGAGACTATAATTGTCGTTGAGATGAGCCACCTTGGAGCAAAAGAGTTCATCCAGCCGGTGACAGATAAACTCATCGAGATGGCCAACGGGCTTGAGCCTTTTGGTGTTATAGCACCCGCAACAAGGCCGGAGCGCGTCGCTTACATCCGTTCAAAGCTGAAGCCGGGGATTAGGGTGATAACGCCCGGCGTCGGTGCTCAGGGGGGAAAGGTAGGGGACGTTTTAAAAGCCGGTGCCGATTACATCATCGTGGGAAGGGCGATATACCAGAGTGATAATCCAAGGGAGAGCGCGAGGAAGATTCACGAGGAGGTGGAAGCATGGAGCTGAAGGTCAAGCATCCATTGAGCAAGAAGGAGGTTAAGGAGATAATCCTCGAGATGAGCGAGATTTTCGGAGAGGAGATAGCGAAAAAAATGCTGAACAAAAAGGACCGTGTTGAGCTCGCGGAGTTCGACAAGACCACCGAGATTCTCCTCGTCAACGGAAAGCCCTTCTTCATAAGGCGCAAGGGCTTAATCTTTCCCCTTGTCATAGCGCTCTACGAGCTGTCCAATGAGGAGGACTTGAGGAAGTGGCCGAGGCGGGTTGTGGTTGATGAAGGAGCCGTTCCATACATCATCAACGGTGCCGACGTGATGGCGGCGGGGATAGTTGACGCCGACGAGAACATAAGGGAGGGTGACTTTGTCTTCGTGGTTGAGGAGCAGTACGGAAGGCCCCTTGCCATCGGGATAGCCCTCATGAGCGGGGAGGAAATGAAGAAGAAGCCCAAGGGCAAAGCGGTGAAGAACATCCACCATGCGAAGGATAAAATCTGGAACGTCACGGTGGGATGAAATGGGAGAAAAAAGGAAAATCAGGGTTCTCGTTGGGGGCGTCTTTGACATCCTTCACGTAGGTCACATCCACTTTTTGAAGCAGGCAAGGGAACTCGGCGACGAGCTTGTCGTTATAGTAGCTCACGACGAAACCGTGAGGATGCAGAAGAGGCGCGACCCAATAAACCCTGCTGAGGACAGGGCGGAGCTCCTGAGGGCGATAAAATACGTTGACGAGGTTTACATAGGCTCGCCCGGGACTATAGACTTTGAGCTGGTCAGGAGGATAAACCCAGACGTCATAGCCATTGGCCCAGACCAGAACTTTAACTGCGAGAAACTTAAGGAAGAACTTCGAAAACACGGGATAAACGCTCAGGTAATTCGCGTTCCGTACCTCTACAAGAGTGACAGGGCAAAGACGAGTAAGATAATCCAGAGGATTGTGGAAACCTACTGCGAGTGATTTAACGCCTTATTTTACCCCTGATTTGACCTTACCCGGGGTGGGGCCCTAAGGCTTCAGCTTTGAGATGTAATCGCGCAGGAACTCGGGGTCCTCCCTTTTTACAGCACTTAAGAGTTCTTCAAACTTCTTCTCCCCGAGGGCGAGGCGGAGGTAGTAGTAGAGGTTGACAGCATCTTCCACTATTGCGCTCTGCCTCCTCCCCTCTTCAGCATAGAGCTGTATGAGCTTTACGTTCATGTCCCTGCTGACGTAGAGGGTCTTCTGCATCTTCTCATTCTTCAGGTTGTGTTCTTTCTTCGGTTTTGATGGCTTCGTCGGCTTCGTAAGCTCGTCTATCGAGCCGTCGAAGAGCTTGGGGATTTTATCCCTCGGCAATCTCAACCACCTCTTTGGCGAGCTTTAGGAAGGCCTTCGCGGCGCGACTCTTACCATCAAATTCAAATATGCTCTTCCCCTCGCTCTGGGCCTTCTCAAGGGCTATGGCTTTTGGAATGGTCGCGAGGATTGGTGCGTCTGGATACGTCTCCTTAAGCTCCTTGAGGCGGAGTTTTGGAACCTTCGTCTGTTTGGTGAACTTGTTTGGAACGAGACCGAGGAGTTTCAGGTTCTCGTTGGTTTCTTCGCGTATCATTCTCATGAGGTTGAACATGAGTTGCATTCCTATAACTCCAAAGTAGCTGAGCTCGAGGGGAATCAAGACGTAGTCGGAGGCAGTCAGCGAGTTTACGAGGAAGATGCCCATGCTCGGGGGGTTGTCAATTAGGACGTAGTCGTAGTCCGGCAGAATCGGTAGGAGTGCTTTTTCAAGCCTCCTTTCGCGGTTGTAGGCGTTTATGATTTCAATTTCTTTCGCTGAAAGGTTCAGATGGCTGGGAATAAGGTCGAGGTTTTTCCTCACATGTATAAGGCTCTCGTTAATCTCGCTTTCTCTGGTCATAAGCGTCCCAACGTGTCTCTCGGCGTAGTCAAGAACCTTCATGCCGATTAGTCCGAAGGTGAGGTTGAACTGGGGGTCAACGTCAACGAGGAGAACCCTCTTCCCCATATCCGCTAGGGCAAAGCCGAGGTTCATCGTCAGGGTGGTCTTCCCGACTCCCCCCTTCTGATTGGCAACGCTGATTACCACTGCCATGGGTTTCACCTAACTAAAGGGGAAATCAGGAGAGGTCCTCGAAGTCGTCAAGGACCCGGCTTATGTATGATGGAAGCCCAGACTTTGGTTCCTCTCTCCTCGCTATCGTCTTGTAGAGTTTGTCTTCAAAGGACTCGAAAGTCTTCTTGGGCTTCGCCGGTAGAAGTGCCTCCTTGGGGGCCAGCTGGAGTGCCGTTTCACCACCAAGGATGTGCGGGCTCTTAACGCCAGTCATTATGACCATGGCCCTGACCATCTTGCCCATGTCCTCGTCAATCCTTGCCCCCCACTTGATTTCACTCTTCTCGCCGAGTTTTTCATAGACGATGTTCATAGCCTCGTTGATTTCGCCGAGGCTTATATCTGGTCCAACTGTAAAGTGGACGAGGGCCTTTTCACCGCTCCCGTATTCAACATCGAGAAGCTTGTTCTGGAGGGCGTTCTTGACGGCATCCACGGCCCGGTTGCTTGAGTCGCTCTCTCCTATTCCTATCAAAGCCGCACCGCCATTCTTCATGACGCTATAAACGTCGGCGAAGTCTATGTTCACCATCGACGGGAGCTTTATTGTCTCGGTTATTCCCTTCACCATCCTCGCTATTATCTCGTCGGCGAAGCGGAAGGCGGCGTTTATCGGGAGCTTTGGAACGAGCTGGAGGAGCTTGTCGTTTTCTATTATCACAACGGTGTCGGAGTAATAGAGGAGGGCCTTTATACCGGCCTTGGCCTTCTCAATTCTCAGCTTGCCCTCGTTCTTGAAGGGGAACGTTACGACGCTAACCACAAGGGGCTCCCTGAACCTGCCGTTGTGCCTCGCACGCTCCTTTACGACTCTCGCAACGACTGGAGCCGCTCCTGTTCCGGTTCCGTTGCCCATTCCGGCCGTTATGAAGACGAGGTCAGCATCTCCAATCGTCTCGGCTATCTCGTGGGCGCTTGCCTCCGCCGCGCGGTAGCCTATCTCGGGGTCTCCGCCGGAACCCTTGCCCTGCGTTATTTCCTTCCCCAGGAGAAGCTTCTTGTGGGCCTTTGCGTGCTTCAAGGCCTGAGCATCGGTGTTCATCGCTATTAACTCCGCCCCCTGGACGCCGAGCTCATAAAGGCGCGTTATTGTGTTATTACCAGAACCACCGACACCAACGATAACAATCTTTATCAAATCGTCATCATCCTCCATAAGGTTCTCTTCCATCTTTGGCCTCTTTGGCTCGTCGTCGAGGTCTATCTTTATCCCCGCCTGTTCGAGCAGTTTAAACACCATATGCCCCAACCCCCAGCGTTGAGTGTGAGCTGATTTAAATCCTAAATTTAAACTGCTTATTTTATGATGTAATCGGGTGTTGAGCGGTTTTCAGCGTCAAGCTGGTAAAGTTCCCTCTTCAGAAGCTCGCGAATTGCCTCACGGATGATTTCACTTCTGTTGGGATAAACCCCCTTCTTAACTAACTGGTCCATCGCGTTTATGAGGCCCTGCGGAAGCTGAACACTTATAATTCTCATCCTGCTCATTCCTGCACCACCACGTTCATTGAGCCGCTGTGATAGGTAGTGATTAATTAGTTAAATACTTTGTGCCTCTATCTTAATATTATAATATTATCTTTTTCAAAAAATTTTTAGAAAACTCTTTTAAGGTAAACGTCTAAACGAAAAGACGGTGGTTCGGAAGTGATTCAAGTAACGGATGGGGTTTTCCTTTCAAAGGTTTCAGTCCAAAACGTTGAGAAAGTCCTTCCTTACCTCGGGGAGAGCGTTCAGTTGGTCAATAGCGGATGTTGGAAGGTTGTTGCCTTCGCCTCAATACTTGCCCTCAGGGCCTTTGAGCGGGGAACTA
The Thermococcus sp. genome window above contains:
- a CDS encoding RNA-binding protein codes for the protein MELKVKHPLSKKEVKEIILEMSEIFGEEIAKKMLNKKDRVELAEFDKTTEILLVNGKPFFIRRKGLIFPLVIALYELSNEEDLRKWPRRVVVDEGAVPYIINGADVMAAGIVDADENIREGDFVFVVEEQYGRPLAIGIALMSGEEMKKKPKGKAVKNIHHAKDKIWNVTVG
- a CDS encoding DUF4443 domain-containing protein, producing MSWKRGAYPEFTVEDAVAVLFLMKNPIGRKTISELLDLGEGSVRTLLRKLSKQGLIESSQRGHVLSENGRGLIGELSKAFSEVYSAGKVDGFPAYALVVKNPPEFKSIELRDEAIRFFARGAMILVVKKGEIVFPEDGRPLKETMPELAERLSTIRTEEGDMVVVTWAENPADAMKSAYHVAVFLKDVPEEIKSLVR
- the pyrF gene encoding orotidine-5'-phosphate decarboxylase, whose amino-acid sequence is MNRLILALDLYDREKAIEIARQTADYLWAIKVNWPLILGSGLGIISELKQVTGLPVIADLKLADIPNTNRLIARKVFEAGADYIIIHGFVGRDSVKAVMELGETIIVVEMSHLGAKEFIQPVTDKLIEMANGLEPFGVIAPATRPERVAYIRSKLKPGIRVITPGVGAQGGKVGDVLKAGADYIIVGRAIYQSDNPRESARKIHEEVEAWS
- a CDS encoding ribbon-helix-helix domain-containing protein is translated as MSRMRIISVQLPQGLINAMDQLVKKGVYPNRSEIIREAIRELLKRELYQLDAENRSTPDYIIK
- a CDS encoding ParA family protein produces the protein MAVVISVANQKGGVGKTTLTMNLGFALADMGKRVLLVDVDPQFNLTFGLIGMKVLDYAERHVGTLMTRESEINESLIHVRKNLDLIPSHLNLSAKEIEIINAYNRERRLEKALLPILPDYDYVLIDNPPSMGIFLVNSLTASDYVLIPLELSYFGVIGMQLMFNLMRMIREETNENLKLLGLVPNKFTKQTKVPKLRLKELKETYPDAPILATIPKAIALEKAQSEGKSIFEFDGKSRAAKAFLKLAKEVVEIAEG
- a CDS encoding FAD synthase — its product is MGEKRKIRVLVGGVFDILHVGHIHFLKQARELGDELVVIVAHDETVRMQKRRDPINPAEDRAELLRAIKYVDEVYIGSPGTIDFELVRRINPDVIAIGPDQNFNCEKLKEELRKHGINAQVIRVPYLYKSDRAKTSKIIQRIVETYCE
- a CDS encoding bifunctional L-myo-inositol-1-phosphate cytidylyltransferase/CDP-L-myo-inositol myo-inositolphosphotransferase, whose product is MAMPKTAVILAAGLGTRMGGKPKGLLKVAGREILYRTMTLLQRNGVERFVIVTNERYAPLYREFLERHGFTAELVINPEPEKGNGHSLHLAKGTVSGKLVLVMSDHVYSEAFVEKAIGGNGLIADRRPRWIDISEATKVRVKNDRVERIGKGLKEWDAVDTGFFVLDDGIFNVTEELEREKNGDYSLSEVVERAKLPVTFIDGLGWTDVDTPEEIKRARKMLVKTAVKGIGDGFVSRHLNRKISTEISALLVDKVTPNEMTAFTFALGIFSALLTLVNLPLAGILYQFSSILDGVDGEIARASLRTSRLGGYIDSILDRYVDGSFLALLAYSTLRGPFWYLIALLALLGSVMVSYSTERFKGAFCRDAYLEVPALRKLPGKRDERVFLTMLFLLYPVSAFMKALFVLLAVLTNLRVALTLYFISRKVSQPKTI
- a CDS encoding CopG family transcriptional regulator; the encoded protein is MPRDKIPKLFDGSIDELTKPTKPSKPKKEHNLKNEKMQKTLYVSRDMNVKLIQLYAEEGRRQSAIVEDAVNLYYYLRLALGEKKFEELLSAVKREDPEFLRDYISKLKP
- the ftsZ gene encoding cell division protein FtsZ, with product MVFKLLEQAGIKIDLDDEPKRPKMEENLMEDDDDLIKIVIVGVGGSGNNTITRLYELGVQGAELIAMNTDAQALKHAKAHKKLLLGKEITQGKGSGGDPEIGYRAAEASAHEIAETIGDADLVFITAGMGNGTGTGAAPVVARVVKERARHNGRFREPLVVSVVTFPFKNEGKLRIEKAKAGIKALLYYSDTVVIIENDKLLQLVPKLPINAAFRFADEIIARMVKGITETIKLPSMVNIDFADVYSVMKNGGAALIGIGESDSSNRAVDAVKNALQNKLLDVEYGSGEKALVHFTVGPDISLGEINEAMNIVYEKLGEKSEIKWGARIDEDMGKMVRAMVIMTGVKSPHILGGETALQLAPKEALLPAKPKKTFESFEDKLYKTIARREEPKSGLPSYISRVLDDFEDLS
- a CDS encoding inositol-3-phosphate synthase — translated: MVRVVILGQGYVASIFASGLEKIKAGKLEPYGVPLANELPIKIEDIEIVGSYDVDRAKVGKDLHEVVKTYDPEAPESLKGITIRKGIHLGSLRNLPIEATGLDDEMTLKEAVERLVSEWKELKPDVFVNVCTTEAFVPFESREELEKAIEEGRKDRLTATQVYVYAAAKYAKEVGGAAFVNAIPTLIANDPVFVELAKESNLVIFGDDGATGATPLTADILSHLAQRNRYVLDIAQFNIGGNQDFLALTDKERNKSKEFTKSSIVQDLLGYDAPHYIKPTGFLEPLGDKKFIAMHIEYVSFNGAHDELVITGRINDSPALAGLLVDLVRLGKIAVDRKEFGTVYEVNAFYMKNPGPKEARNIPRIIAHEKMRQWAGLKPKWL